A region of Silurus meridionalis isolate SWU-2019-XX chromosome 15, ASM1480568v1, whole genome shotgun sequence DNA encodes the following proteins:
- the mrps18c gene encoding 28S ribosomal protein S18c, mitochondrial, which produces MLALLNYRVLQTALSKHGIIPKIPVQYLRSLSSTPQEDKLKDMPIQIENPYKEPQKGCILCNVSVDYKNIQLLSQFISPHTGRIYGRHITGLCGHKQREVTKAIKRARSMGFMSVTLKDPEFIKDPNICGIRHME; this is translated from the exons ATGCTCGCCCTTTTAAATTATCGAGTGTTACAGACAGCCTTGTCAAAACATGGGATCATACCTAAAATTCCAG TACAATATCTCAGAAGTCTTTCCAGCACCCCACAAGAGGACAAATTAAAAGATATG cccatTCAAATTGAAAATCCATATAAAGAACCGCAGAAGGGCTGCATCCTATGTAACGTGTCAGTGGATTATAAAAACATCCAG TTGTTGTCACAGTTCATCTCACCGCACACAGGCAGAATATACGGCCGGCACATCACGG GTCTGTGCGGACACAAGCAGAGAGAAGTGACAAAAGCCATTAAGAGAGCTCGCTCAATGG GTTTCATGTCCGTTACACTGAAAGATCCAGAGTTTATTAAAGACCCCAACATTTGTGGCATCAGACACATGGAGTAG